The region GCTGCGGCGAAGATTCCTGCACACCGACGGAGCACCTCCGTCACCAGAAATCCATCGCTTATGCGCTGTCCATTCCTGATTTTGTGTTCCGCCTTCAATTTTCTTTGTTATCTATATAATTTTCGTTTGTGTTTTTTATCTTAATCCCAAATCAATGTTTGAATGCTGAAATTATGATTAAACGTAGCTTTGTGGTTTCTGTGCTATTTGAAATTGGACGAATTGAGATTTAGGGTTACTTTATTTGGGGGGTTTTGCCTCTGTTGTGGTATCTTGTGGTCTGATATCAAGTTAATTGGCTGAATTTTTTTGACACCATAATTAGTTGAATTTAGATATGTAATCAAGTAGCTTTTTtaataagtttaattttaaataattaatttgggGTAATTTGGgttttttactttaattttctgatgtgtaatttattttttaaatccacgtaagcatttttatcccagtcagcgtgacacttcatcactcgccggagctccggactctggcgaggacttgctccaaaCGATTTACAAAGAAGAGGAgcttttccacaaatttttccggtcagagacctggttcagacggcgaaacAAAGATAAGGACTAATTTGAAGATTAAGCCTAGAATTAGTAGAATATATCAATTTTTCATGTCAtacttaaatttgaatttgacaTTATTTGAAATATAAAATGGAGATGTAATTAATTGTATGTGTAACACTATCAAATTAAATTCTAATATTATACCCTTAATCTAGTAATATCTTATAATCTCACCATGAACTTTGTATTGTATTTTGCCAATTTTAATTGGGTATATTGTTCTCATTCTACTAAAAGATAAGGAGGTATTTTGGCAATTTGTCATGTTAGAGGAGCATTGGTTGTTGCTATGAATTTAGCTCCGAGGCACACCATTCTACTAGAGGGACAAGATTGAAGAGGATGAAGATTCACGAGGTGGTCCCTATTTTATGTAGcttgaattttatgttttttctcAATAAACACATAGGGGAAATTACATTTAATACCCTCTAGTTCAAATTCACGTTATCGCATATTATGGAACCGtgaacttttttatttatttattaaatttactttgttatctaataatttttttccccgttaaagatagctcaagtgataggAGTTGTGAAACATATTAGTTAGGTAAGATCGATTCCTGACGgatgaaatttatttttccatgtaaaaataaaaatttggtaTAAACatccactaatttttttttactgattgtctctctaattttttttaacagctCTCTCCAATTTCTTGATCCCGTGTCTGTTCACGCGCAATCTTCCTCCGCCTCCTTCTAACTCTAACCTGTGCTTTTCTTCCCTGGGAGCTGAAATCACAAGGACAAGGTGAAACTTTTGTTTGATTCCACCGGAATAGTCTTCGATCAATGTTGCTGAAGCAAATAAGCTTCCtgtattattttatttcttcttgAAATTATATGAAATCTGTTTTGTTTTGGGAGAAAAGAAATGCTTTCAAACAATGCGTTCGTTCTTCTTATTCTCAATTCAATCTGATTTGTTTTTATGTGTTGGAATAGGCAAATAGATTCTCCTATTcttaattctaatttttttcatttctcctTGAAACCTATTACCTAACACTAATTTGAGTTAccatttctttctttcattaggaaatgaaagagaaagaatCAAAGCAACAAGTATCCCACAGGAAAAACTCATAAAGGTGATTTGATTCTTGATTCCTTTGATCATCAATTAACATTGTTTTTTTAGCTGGTTGATCACATTGTATAGCCTTCGAAATTTGGAAAAGGAGAGATCTAAGAAAACAGACCATTGCATTTAGGCAAAAATTTATTCAACCATCATAAACTTTGCAAGTGAGCACcatgaatttttattttgtactATTTAATCCTTTAACTGCTAATATTGTTATAATAAGTCAGTCATTTGTTCATTATTATATCATGATTTTCTAGCACTGTCTCTTGAAGAACCATTCTTCAGGACCCTTTACCTTTAAGCTATTTTTCAAGGCAAAAAGATGCAGCTTCACTACCATATATTGTATTTCATCAGTTCACTTGGTAGTTGAACATGGAACACTCCTGCAGAATTTTCCAAGGAAACTGTCCTAGATATCACAGCTTCCCTTTTTGAGCCTTCCTTTCTTGTTTTAACGGGCTTTATTTTACCACCAAAGCCTGGTAGATAGAGGCAAAGAGCACTGCATTTCAATCCATCCTCTAGTATTTTCATGTGCATAATGCTCTTACTCTTAGGACTTTCTTTAAGAGCTTCAGTTTTGGAGAATTATCCATGGTGCACGCAAGTTAACTTGCTCCATTACACTCGGTTTTgacaaccactgatcaaattcATCAGCGGCCGCACGCCCGCACATGCTCTTCCTTCACATGGGGTATGCAACTTTGCATTTTCAATTACCCATGACCGATCCAACCTTCTTCTTAAGCTGATTGCCCAAGCAAGGTTCCTACTTTTTCTAATGGTAATCAGGCATGGCTCTGATAATGATCAAAGGATCTATGATAACAATAGTAAAAGTTTAAGGATTAATTAAGACAAAATGAAAATTCACGGTGCCCATTTGCAAAAGGGGTGAATTTTATGGTGGTTGAATGCATTTTTCCCTTGTTTTTATAAGCGTAGACCATTGCATATGCTTAATCTGCATCTGCTATCATGGGTTTTACAAATTCTTCTCAGCTGCTAGCTTCTGCTACTGCCCAGAAAGAGGCTATCTTGATGCCTCTATTGCTGAATATATGGCTTTTAGATGGGTTATGGTATTAGCTCAGGAGTTTTGTTTTACTAAAGTATGGTTTGAAACATATTGTCTGAATTTGGGTAAATGCTTGGCAAAATTCACACTTTTTTGTCCTACCTGGTTGCTGTTGTCAAGGATTGTAATAACTGTTTCTTCCAAATTTGTCATCTACTCtcttttttattcaattttgtcACTTATTTGCGGTTTATGCTTTCTGTATTTATTAAATATGAGATTAGGAATTCTTCAGTGTTATTTTTCAAGCTTTCCAATTGTTTCTACATCTATTAACATTGATCTCATAGCCTTTTCTGGTTACAAATTGTGTTCCTTTTCCTTCCACAATAATTGTTGCTTTATACTACAGATATTGCAGGAATCTCTCAGTTCTTCCTACTCAAAAGCATCAGATCAGTACAATAAAATCTACACAACCAAAACTAGAACACAAAATAAAAATGGTGTTCAATGGCTTTGTAATCATATTTATCTTTGTATAAGTTTATTATCAGGCCTTCGTGGAAGGGAGACAAGTTTTATCCAgtcaaattttataattaaacagGGGCAAAATTATCTTTTCTTAGTTTGTTAGTTATGGTGTCTCAGGTTGATTTAGTGACTTATAAATGGAGGGCCGACCCATCCAACCAAATCAGACTGTTGTCTAGAGAGTAGATAAATGATGGTGTTGAAATGTTTAACTAGGAGGAAAAAACAAATTGAAGGCGTATAGTGCAATGCTCTATGTGATTAGATATTTGTTTATGTTAATGTTAGTCATGAGGTTTGTTGAGCTtagaaaaagttttttttttttttaatatttgaacaccaattttttttcatattgataatattttgaaaacttaaatacattaaaataaaaaataaaatgcccgtgcattgcacggtcTACTTACTAGTATACATTATATAAAACAATGATTAAATAATGAAATTTGAGGTGGGCCATTTTTAATTGAAAGGTGTCATGTTATTAGTTTTGGTCTTAGGGGTGGGAAAATGCAACACTTATGAAAAAAGAACACAAAAAAGTGATGATCACAAATAGGAAGTAGTTGAGTTCAAACTCACCACCTCATGAACCTTCATTCTCTtcaatcttcttcctcttgcaGAATGGCGTGCATTGTAGCTAAACGCAGAGCAACAACCCAATGCTCCTCTCTTCTGAGGTGCATTCGGAGCATGAGCAACGTCCCTGAAAACACAGTGTACTCAGGACCCATTTCCCAGAACTCGAACCAGAGAGTGACGCTGGCCCAGTTGAGGCAGAAGCACAAGAAGTCTGAACCCATCTCCATGGTCACTGCCTATGATTACCCTTCCGCAGTGCCTGTGGACATGGCTGGCATCGACATCTGCCTCGTCGGTGATTCCGCAGCCATGGTGGTTCACGGTTACGACACCACCCTCCCCATAACCATTGATGAAATGCTTGTTCATTGTCGTGCCGTTGCTCGTGGAGCCAAAACACCTCTTCTTGTTGGGGACTTACCTTTTGGAACCTATGAATGCAGCCCCAACCAGGTCATATGcttttatttattgaaaaaatttcatctttttcaaTCTTGGTGGAATTTGTCACTTTTGGAGTTGAAATGTGTGTTTTGTTCCAAACAGGTCATGTACGTGTTGTTATTGAGAATTGAAATGtgtaaatgaaaaattaaatttaaaggtTTTTGTAATTAAGCGCTTGaggtgtttgtttgtttgtctcACTCAATTGTTGAACTTTCTTACCTTGTGCAATGGTTGTAAGTGTTGTTGTTTTGGTTATGAGCAGGCAGTGGATGCTGCAGTTCGGATTTTGAAAGAAGGGAGAATGGATGCCATAAAATTGGAAGGAGGGTCCCCTTCAAGAATTGTTGCTGCAAAAGCTATTGTTGAGGCTGGAATAGCAGTGATGGGGCATGTTGGGCTTACTCCCCAGGCAATTAGTGTTTTAGGGGGATTTAGACCTCAAGGAAGGAATGTTGCTAGTGCTGTCAAGGTCTATCTCTCTCTTGCATGATGCATCTATTTGGTATTTGAACAATTTTTTCGTCATCCTAAGAGGAATATGTCTGTGTAGGTTGTGGAGACGGCATTGGCTTTACAAGAAGCAGGGTGCTTCTCGGTTGTTCTAGAATGTGTGCCTGCACCTGTGGCTGCTGCAGCAACAGCAGCCCTTCAAATTCCGACTATCGGAATTGGAGCTGGACCCTTTTGCAGTGGACAGGTCCGTTTGCTTGATTTCCCTTTTAACTAGTATCTATTGGTAAGATATTTTTATTAAGAGATGAGTGGTTTAcattagaagcacttattttgTTTAGGTGAATACACATTACCATTGCTTGATTTGCACTCATTTATTCTTCATCAAGTTGCTTTATTTGGCTTTTAAATCATGATAAATTGTTGCTCTTAAATGATACTTTCACTTTCACATGTGTGTGTATAGATGGATGTAGCTCTAGTTTAATTATTTCTCAGTTATTTTGGGATGATTAGACAAAGTGTTATTTGTGCATTTACAACTTTACCTGGCACATGTTCTTTTGAGGAAAAGACAAAAGAAATCTTTTCTGGATTTAGAGGAAGCCAATAATGTCTAATTAGTTTTATTGTTCATGCAGGTACTAGTTTATCATGATCTGCTTGGTATGCTACAACACCCCCACCATGCAAAGGTGCTTAATGCAAAACAATTATTAACctagtttttctttctttcattatgGGATTCAAAATAAAGTTGAGATTATCTATATCTTTCGCAGGTTACTCCAAAATTTTGTAAGCAATATGCCCGTGTTGGAGATGTCATCACTAAAGCATTAGTGGAGTATAAGGAAGATGTGATAAATGGTTCATTTCCTGATGCTCAGCATAGCCCATATAAGATTAGCGAAACAGATGCTAATGGTTTCTTGAATGAGTTGCAAAGGTTAGGTTTTGACAAGGCAGCATCTGCGGCTTCTGATGCAGTTCAGAAAATGGTAACAGCCAAGTCAATTGGTGAAAGAACCTCAACAAAGTGATTATTTAGTAAAGCTACATGATAGCCCTTCTTTTCACTTGTTgtccttcattttctttaatgCCAGAATAATCGAAAGCCACAATTGAACAGAAGTAGAGCACTTGACTTAGATAGATAGATGCCATTTTCTTGGGGCAGAtttcttttcttgtttttcCTCTTCTCCTTGTGATAGTCAAGGTGGAATGCATGAATCTAGATATGCCACAGTACAGAAACATGTTTTTGCTATCCAACATCATATATGGAGCCTCCAAAATACCGAAGCCAATATCACTAAAGTAGTCCTACGTTTTGAAGCATTGTAGCTGAGCAAACTGTTGGAAACTGACTGAGTAAACCCTTTCATATGTGGAAGCCCATGTCTACTTCATTCACTCACCACAATGATGTGGATGGTAACATGCTTGGAATGTGTTGTTTacaggttcttcttcttcttttttccttcacAAGTTGTGCTTTTTTGGGTTGGAATCTACTAAAGCTCGCAAAACCAAATATGCACTTGTGAAAATTGCTTGTTCAAATTTCAGAAATAATAGTTAGGTTTCGGTTTGGCAACACCTAGTTGATAAGTTAGTTGAAAGCTAGATGATAGGTTGTACGCTATCAGAAGGCTAAAAgatgaaaagctagctgatatGATCATGGTTTTCTTAGTTTTAGAGATTTTCTTAatgattttattgaatgaatatCATCATATGTGCTCTCTGATCTTTATTTTTACCCtgctttattttgaaatttgtgTTACACAGTTACACCATTCACAACCATTTCATACAGGTCTTATTCGTAGCATATAATAACTCTTTAAAATTGAGTTTTATCTGTAGAATACCACTCTAAAGCTCTAAAGTAGTTACTACAACAGCCATTAACTATCTTATGCTACATATTCCTATCTTCTCTTCTTACCTCTCTCGTTGTTATATAAATAATTGCACAAGTCCACTGTACAAAGACAATTTCTCCTTAAAGTTTACCTACTTATGCAACCAAATTTAATTGTAACAAGAAGTCCACAACTGCAGATTATTTAACTATGCTCTAACATTGTTTACAGCTTGTTTAAGATCTCTTATCATATAATCAGCTGCATTCCACCGCTCACAACTTGTTAAGTGC is a window of Lotus japonicus ecotype B-129 chromosome 5, LjGifu_v1.2 DNA encoding:
- the LOC130717746 gene encoding 3-methyl-2-oxobutanoate hydroxymethyltransferase 2, mitochondrial-like; protein product: MACIVAKRRATTQCSSLLRCIRSMSNVPENTVYSGPISQNSNQRVTLAQLRQKHKKSEPISMVTAYDYPSAVPVDMAGIDICLVGDSAAMVVHGYDTTLPITIDEMLVHCRAVARGAKTPLLVGDLPFGTYECSPNQAVDAAVRILKEGRMDAIKLEGGSPSRIVAAKAIVEAGIAVMGHVGLTPQAISVLGGFRPQGRNVASAVKVVETALALQEAGCFSVVLECVPAPVAAAATAALQIPTIGIGAGPFCSGQVLVYHDLLGMLQHPHHAKVTPKFCKQYARVGDVITKALVEYKEDVINGSFPDAQHSPYKISETDANGFLNELQRLGFDKAASAASDAVQKMVTAKSIGERTSTK